The following proteins are co-located in the Oncorhynchus gorbuscha isolate QuinsamMale2020 ecotype Even-year linkage group LG22, OgorEven_v1.0, whole genome shotgun sequence genome:
- the pecr gene encoding peroxisomal trans-2-enoyl-CoA reductase, with translation MAVSGVFKAGLFNHKVAVVTGGGTGIGKAISSDLLKLGCNVVISSRKLERLEAAAEELRQSIPESSPASVTPVVCNIRNEEEVKCLVGSVLQQYGRIDYLVNNGGGQFSSPAEHTSSKGWKAVIDTNLTGTFHCCKEVYAAWMKENGGVIVNIIADMWKGFPGMAHTGAARAAVDNLTKTLAIEWAVSGVRVNAIAPGTIISKTAVENYKEFGPTLFKMSIPFSPAKRLGVPEEISPAVCFLLSPGASYISGATLRVDAGQSLYHSMWEIPDHSAWPAAPEGENLDTLKELLKPKARL, from the exons ATGGCCGTCTCCGGTGTGTTTAAAGCGGGTCTGTTCAACCACAAAGTGGCGGTGGTAACGGGAGGAGGCACCGGAATCGGTAAAGCCATCTCCTCCGACCTGCTGAAGCTGG gttgtaacGTGGTGATCTCCAGTAGGAAGCTGGAGAGGCTGGAGGCTGCAGCTGAAGAGCTGAGACAGAGTATCCCTGAGTCTAGTCCTGCCTCCGTCACCCCTGTAGTCTGTAACATACGCAACGAGGAGGAG GTGAAGTGTCTGGTGGGGTCAGTGTTGCAGCAGTATGGTCGGATAGACTACCTGGTAAATAACGGTGGAGGTCAGTTCAGCAGCCCAGCAGAACACACCTCGTCTAAGGGCTGGAAGGCTGTCATAGACACCAACCTCACAGGAACCTTCCACTGCTGCAAGGaag TGTATGCTGCATGGATGAAGGAGAACGGAGGAGTGATCGTCAACATCATCGCTGATATGTGGAAGGGCTTCCCAGGCATGGC TCATACCGGAGCAGCGCGGGCCGCTGTAGACAACCTAACTAAGACTCTGGCCATCGAATGGGCGGTGTCTGGAGTCAGAGTCAACGCCATAGCACCG GGAACCATCATCTCCAAGACAGCCGTTGAGAACTATAAGGAGTTTGGACCAACACTGTTTAAGATGTCTATTCCCTTCAGCCCTGCTAAAAGACTGGGAGTCCCAGAGGAG atctCTCCAGCAGTGTGCTTCCTCCTGTCTCCTGGTGCTTCTTATATCTCTGGAGCCACTCTGAGGGTGGACGCTGGACAGAGTCTTTACCACTCTATGTGGGAAATACCAG ATCACAGTGCATGGCCTGCGGCCCCAGAGGGAGAGAATCTGGACACTTTGAAAGAGCTGCTGAAACCCAAGGCCAGGCTCTAA